The proteins below come from a single Antennarius striatus isolate MH-2024 chromosome 18, ASM4005453v1, whole genome shotgun sequence genomic window:
- the dnase1l4.1 gene encoding deoxyribonuclease 1 like 4, tandem duplicate 1: protein MKIASFNIQKFGRSKVSDPDVLNILVKIVSRYDIIVILEVVDASGESVQTFLEALNKFNKKHHYTLKISTRLGRNQYKEQFMFLYRDDMVDVVGSHQFNDEETGGGDIFARDPYILRFRCLDTVLKDLVLIPVHTKPTDSENELDGLYDVFQHVVEKWRTDNVMILGDFNADGLYVSKKEMKGIRIRSNKNFHWLIGDDVDTTASNRNDHTYDRIVVYGDDMFQAVVPDSAKPFNFQKSFELMEEQALKVSDHYPVEVELKSVTHEYHGDDLLELKRRNLMLEREKLRLEIQILQAKMAKMNHQDKV, encoded by the exons ATGAAAATTGCTTCTTTTAACATCCAGAAGTTTGGAAGGAGCAAAGTTTCAGACCCAGATGTTTTAAATATCCTGGTTAAG ATTGTTTCTCGATATGACATTATTGTGATCCTGGAGGTGGTAGATGCCAGTGGGGAGTCTGTTCAGACCTTCTTGGAAGCACTCAACAA ATTCAACAAGAAGCATCACTACACTCTGAAGATCAGCACCCGGCTGGGCCGGAACCAATACAAGGAGCAATTCATGTTCCTGTACAG ggacGACATGGTGGATGTCGTGGGTTCTCATCAGTTCAACGATGAGGAGACTGGGGGAGGAGACATCTTCGCCAGAGATCCGTACATCCTGCGGTTCAGATGTCTTGACACAG TGCTGAAGGACTTGGTGTTGATCCCTGTTCACACCAAACCAACGGACTCAGAGAATGAGCTGGACGGGCTGTACGATGTTTTCCAGCATGTCGTCGAGAAATGGAGGACTGAT AACGTGATGATCCTTGGTGACTTCAACGCTGACGGATTGTACGTCTccaagaaagaaatgaaaggcaTCCGTATCCGAAGCAACAAGAACTTCCACTGGCTGATTGGGGATGATGTTGACACCACAGCAAGCAACCGTAATGACCACACATATGACAG GATAGTGGTCTATGGAGACGACATGTTCCAGGCTGTGGTGCCAGACTCTGCAAAACCTTTCAACTTCCAGAAGTCGTTTGAGCTCATGGAGGAGCAG GCTCTGAAAGTGAGTGACCATTACCCTGTGGAGGTGGAGCTCAAGTCTGTTACGCATGAATATCATG GTGATGATCTGCTTGAGCTGAAGAGAAGAAACCTCATGCTGGAGAGGGAGAAGCTCAGACTGGAGATCCAGATTCTCCAGGCAAAAATGGCCAAGATGAACCACCAGGACAAAGTTTGA
- the c1qa gene encoding complement C1q subcomponent subunit A — translation MLNKRGNSVYFSQFQVSCAALTQTAIWIMGVYYGIEVLVGMALLLTSSQCNTSCQGTDGHPGEGGRAGRDGRPGAKGEKGEPAVRLTGPVDPGVMLMLKGEIGSQGKQGPMGPKGFRGVVGTAGHPGSPGPQGPDGKIIGSGGNVPEQALSAFSVRRSDHSYPAYGQKVTYQETLVNIPGDFNAATGYFTCRVPGVYYFTFQSVAKVSVCLRIASDAPFSQPGFCDYNNNSDQVLSGGVVVQLTAGQKVWLESFKDQQQDAEANDTREKQIIFNGFLVFSNSD, via the exons ATGTTGAACAAAAGAGGAAATTCTGTATATTTTTCTCAGTTCCAGGTCTCTTGTGCCGCGTTAACTCAGACTG CCATTTGGATCATGGGAGTTTATTATGGGATAGAGGTTCTGGTGGGTATGGCCTTACTTCTGACAAGTAGCCAATGCAATACGAGCTGTCAAGGAACAGATGGTCATccaggtgaaggaggaagagctggCAGAGATGGACGGCCGGGTGCAaagggagagaaaggagagccag CTGTGAGGCTCACTGGTCCAGTGGATCCAGGCGTCATGTTGATGTTGAAGGGGGAGATTGGGAGTCAAGGCAAACAAGGGCCCATGGGTCCCAAAGGTTTTCGTGGAGTGGTGGGAACAGCAGGTCATCCAGGAAGCCCTGGCCCCCAGGGCCCTGATGGAAAGATCATTGGAAGTG GAGGAAACGTCCCAGAGCAGGCCCTGTCAGCCTTCTCAGTGAGGAGGAGTGATCACAGTTACCCGGCCTATGGCCAG aAAGTAACTTATCAGGAAACTCTGGTCAACATCCCTGGAGACTTTAATGCAGCAACAGGATACTTCACCTGTAGAGTTCCTGGTGTTTATTACTTCACATTCCAGTCAGTGGCCAAG GTCAGTGTTTGTCTACGTATAGCCAGCGATGCTCCATTCAGCCAGCCGGGATTCTGTGATTACAACAATAACTCTGATCAG GTGCTGTCGGGGGGTGTGGTCGTGCAGCTCACAGCTGGACAAAAGGTTTGGCTGGAGTCCTTCAAGGATCAGCAGCAGGATGCTGAGGCAAACGATACACGGGAGAAACAGATCATTTTCAATGGCTTCCTGGTCTTCTCAAATTCAGATTAA